From Salvia splendens isolate huo1 chromosome 16, SspV2, whole genome shotgun sequence, a single genomic window includes:
- the LOC121772149 gene encoding protein NRT1/ PTR FAMILY 7.3-like → MGSLELSKAHKLKEEEYTCDGSVDFHGQLAIRDRTGKWSAGTIILLNQGLATLAFFGVGVNLVLFLTRVLQQDNAEAANSVSKWTGTVYIFSLVGAFLSDSYWGRYKTCAIFQSIFVIGLVLLSLSTQVFLLKPGGCGDENMKCNTHSSWELGLFYISIYMVALGNGGYQPNIATFGADQFDVEDPIEGYSKVAFFSYFYLALNLGSLFSNTILGYFEDEGLWALGFWASTASATLALLLFLGGTKRYRHFKPSGNPLSRISQVLVSATKKCSLRIPLGEDANLYETEGSKNGGRKMLHTQGIKFLDRAAFVTPQDLDDLKQNESNNPWRLCPISQVEEVKCILRLLPIWLCTIIYSVVFTQMASLFVEQGDAMNTQISNFRIPAASMSSFDILSVALFIFLYRRVVDPIVRRVRKDSNGLTELQRMGIGLVIAVMAMVSAGIVECYRLKYARKDCKHCQGSSSLSIFWQVPQYALIGASEVFMYVGQLEFFNAQAPDGLKSFGSALCMTSISLGNYVSSLLVSIVMKISTVDNMPGWIPGNLNKGHLERFYFLLAGLTVIDLIIYIACASWYKSMKFTGKGEGEDDEDYEV, encoded by the exons ATGGGATCCTTAGAATTATCCAAG GCTCACAAATTGAAGGAAGAAGAATACACATGTGATGGAAGTGTTGATTTTCATGGACAACTTGCAATTCGAGACCGAACTGGAAAATGGTCTGCTGGGACCATCATATTAT TGAATCAAGGTCTAGCAACGCTAGCATTTTTCGGGGTGGGAGTGAATCTGGTGTTGTTCCTAACTCGCGTGCTGCAGCAGGACAACGCGGAAGCAGCTAACAGCGTGAGCAAATGGACCGGGACTGTCTACATATTCTCTCTTGTTGGTGCTTTCCTTAGTGACTCTTATTGGGGAAGATACAAAACATGTGCCATATTTCAGTCCATCTTTGTCATT GGTCTAGTGCTCTTGTCACTATCAACTCAGGTGTTCTTGCTCAAACCCGGGGGGTGTGGAGACGAGAACATGAAATGCAACACGCATTCAAGTTGGGAGTTGGGGCTTTTCTACATCTCTATATACATGGTTGCTCTTGGCAATGGCGGCTACCAGCCCAACATAGCTACATTTGGTGCTGATCAATTCGATGTAGAGGATCCGATTGAGGGCTATTCGAAAGTGGCCTTCTTCAGCTACTTCTACCTTGCATTAAACCTTGGCTCGCTCTTCTCCAACACTATATTGGGATACTTTGAGGACGAAGGCCTGTGGGCGCTCGGCTTCTGGGCCTCCACGGCCTCTGCCACCCTCGcgctcctcctcttcctcggaGGCACCAAGCGTTACCGCCATTTCAAGCCCAGTGGCAACCCCCTCTCCCGCATTTCCCAGGTCTTGGTCTCTGCCACCAAGAAGTGCAGCTTGAGGATCCCACTGGGTGAGGATGCCAACTTGTACGAGACCGAGGGGTCCAAGAACGGTGGCCGGAAGATGCTCCACACGCAGGGGATCAA ATTCTTGGACAGGGCAGCATTTGTGACACCACAAGATCTCGACGATCTGAAGCAGAACGAGTCCAACAACCCGTGGCGCCTCTGTCCCATCTCCCAAGTGGAGGAGGTGAAGTGCATACTGAGGCTGCTCCCCATCTGGCTCTGCACCATAATCTACTCCGTCGTCTTCACGCAGATGGCCTCCCTATTCGTCGAGCAGGGCGACGCCATGAACACGCAGATCTCCAACTTCCGGATCCCCGCTGCAAGCATGTCCAGCTTCGACATCCTCAGCGTGGCCCTCTTCATATTCCTGTACAGGAGGGTGGTCGACCCCATCGTGCGCAGGGTGAGGAAGGACTCCAATGGGCTCACCGAGCTCCAGAGGATGGGGATTGGCCTCGTGATCGCGGTGATGGCAATGGTCTCGGCCGGGATAGTTGAGTGCTACAGACTGAAATACGCGAGAAAGGACTGCAAACACTGCCAAGGGTCGAGCTCCTTGAGCATATTCTGGCAGGTACCACAGTACGCCCTGATAGGGGCATCGGAGGTGTTCATGTACGTCGGGCAGCTGGAGTTCTTCAACGCTCAGGCGCCCGATGGACTGAAGAGCTTCGGGAGCGCGCTGTGCATGACGTCCATCTCACTGGGGAACTACGTGAGCAGCCTGCTGGTGTCGATAGTGATGAAGATATCAACAGTGGACAACATGCCCGGGTGGATACCAGGGAACCTCAACAAGGGGCATCTGGAGAGGTTCTACTTCCTCCTCGCGGGGTTAACGGTCATTGATCTCATTATATACATAGCGTGTGCATCGTGGTACAAGAGCATGAAGTTCACAGGCAAGGGCGAAGGGGAGGATGATGAGGATTATGAGGTGTAA
- the LOC121772150 gene encoding pyruvate kinase isozyme G, chloroplastic-like isoform X1, whose protein sequence is MATTAMATATVNLPPSSAFMSSTPDCLTSSCSTVTDILFHRQLPRPPLRLRLSSTSTRCSYDDNATDSDSIVTAFPPNGFAFPSIDNNWRLTRVNLNSQRKTKIICTIGPSSSSRDMIWKLAEAGMNVARLNMSHGDHASHQKTIDLVKEYNAQFEDRVVAIMLDTKGPEVRSGDVPQPILLKEGQEFNFTIKRGVSTADTVSVNYDDFINDVAVGDIILVDGGMMSFTVKSKTENLVKCEVVDGGELKSRRHLNVRGKSATLPSITEKDWEDIKFGVDNQVDFYAVSFVKDAKVVLELKDYLKRCSADISAIVKIESADSIPNLHSIISASDGAMVARGDLGAELPIEEVPLLQEEIIRRCRNMQKPVIVATNMLESMIDHPTPTRAEVSDIAIAVREGADAIMLSGETAHGKFPLKAVKVMHTVALRTESSLPFTSSLLSGAAAYKIHMSDRFALHATEMANSLGTPIIVFTRTGSMAIALSHYRPSSTIFAFTNVGRVKQRLSLYHGAMPIYMEFTDDIEETFSQALKLLLKKGLVAKGQYVTLVQSGAQPIWRRESTHHIQVRKVQS, encoded by the exons ATGGCGACGACGGCAATGGCGACGGCAACCGTAAACCTGCCTCCTTCTTCAGCTTTCATGTCTTCAACACCTGATTGCCTCACGTCTTCCTGCAGCACGGTCACCGATATTTTATTCCACCGCCAATTACCTAGACCACCACTCCGCCTTCGTCTCTCTTCTACCAGTACCCGCTGCAGCTATGACGACAACGCTACGGACTCTGATTCCATCGTTACTGCTTTTCCGCCCAACGGTTTTGCATTCCCC TCTATTGATAACAATTGGAGGCTGACTCGGGTTAATTTAAATTCTCAAAGGAAAACGAAGATCATCTGTACTATTGGCCCTTCAAGTAGCTCGCGCGATATGATCTGGAAACTGGCTGAAGCTGGAATGAATGTGGCTCGTTTAAATATGTCTCATGGTGATCATGCATCACACCAAAAAACTATAGATCTGGTCAAAGAATACAATGCACAATTTGAGGATAGAGTTGTTGCCATAATGTTAGATACCAAG GGCCCTGAGGTTAGAAGTGGAGATGTTCCACAGCCGATCCTTCTCAAGGAGGGACAAGAGTTCAATTTTACAATCAAAAGAGGAGTTAGTACAGCTGACACAGTTAGTGTTAATTATGATGACTTCATAAATGATGTTGCTGTTGGAGATATTATACTGGTTGATG GTGGAATGATGTCTTTTACTGTGAAATCAAAGACAGAAAATTTGGTAAAATGTGAAGTAGTTGATGGTGGAGAACTGAAGTCAAGGCGTCATCTGAATGTGCGCGGGAAAAGTGCGACACTCCCTTCAATAACAG AAAAGGACTGGGAAGACATTAAGTTCGGTGTGGATAACCAAGTTGATTTCTATGCTGTTTCTTTTGTCAAAGATGCCAAGGTTGTCCTTGAACTAAAAGATTATCTCAAAC GTTGCAGTGCAGATATTAGTGCAATAGTAAAGATTGAAAGTGCTGATTCCATACCAAATCTTCATTCTATCATTTCTGCATCTGATGGG GCAATGGTAGCTCGTGGTGATCTTGGAGCTGAACTCCCGATTGAGGAAGTTCCCTTGTTACAG GAGGAAATCATAAGAAGGTGTAGAAACATGCAAAAACCAGTTATAGTAGCTACAAATATGCTAGAGAGTATGATTGATCACCCAACACCAACAAGAGCTGAGGTTTCTGACATTGCGATTGCAGTACGAGAAGGTGCTGATGCGATAATGCTTTCAGGAGAAACAGCTCATGGGAA ATTTCCATTGAAGGCAGTTAAGGTGATGCATACTGTGGCCCTGAGGACCGAATCTAGCTTACCGTTTACCAGCAGCTTACTAAGTGGAGCTGCTGCTTATAAG ATCCATATGAGTGATAGGTTTGCCCTTCATGCCACCGAAATGGCCAACTCTCTGGGTACACCAATCATAGTTTTCACAAGAACAGGTTCTATGGCAATAGCTTTGAGTCATTATCGACCATCTTCGACAATATTTGCTTTTACAAATGT TGGAAGGGTGAAGCAGCGCCTGTCCCTTTATCATGGTGCAATGCCCATATATATGGAGTTTACAGATGATATTGAGGAGACCTTCTCTCAAGCTCTGAAGCTTCTATTG AAAAAGGGTCTTGTGGCTAAAGGGCAGTATGTAACTCTGGTCCAAAGTGGAGCACAACCAATTTGGCGACGAGAATCCACACATCATATTCAAGTACGCAAAGTGCAGAGCTGA
- the LOC121772150 gene encoding pyruvate kinase isozyme G, chloroplastic-like isoform X2, whose translation MSITHHAESIDNNWRLTRVNLNSQRKTKIICTIGPSSSSRDMIWKLAEAGMNVARLNMSHGDHASHQKTIDLVKEYNAQFEDRVVAIMLDTKGPEVRSGDVPQPILLKEGQEFNFTIKRGVSTADTVSVNYDDFINDVAVGDIILVDGGMMSFTVKSKTENLVKCEVVDGGELKSRRHLNVRGKSATLPSITEKDWEDIKFGVDNQVDFYAVSFVKDAKVVLELKDYLKRCSADISAIVKIESADSIPNLHSIISASDGAMVARGDLGAELPIEEVPLLQEEIIRRCRNMQKPVIVATNMLESMIDHPTPTRAEVSDIAIAVREGADAIMLSGETAHGKFPLKAVKVMHTVALRTESSLPFTSSLLSGAAAYKIHMSDRFALHATEMANSLGTPIIVFTRTGSMAIALSHYRPSSTIFAFTNVGRVKQRLSLYHGAMPIYMEFTDDIEETFSQALKLLLKKGLVAKGQYVTLVQSGAQPIWRRESTHHIQVRKVQS comes from the exons ATGTCGATTACTCATCATGCAGAG TCTATTGATAACAATTGGAGGCTGACTCGGGTTAATTTAAATTCTCAAAGGAAAACGAAGATCATCTGTACTATTGGCCCTTCAAGTAGCTCGCGCGATATGATCTGGAAACTGGCTGAAGCTGGAATGAATGTGGCTCGTTTAAATATGTCTCATGGTGATCATGCATCACACCAAAAAACTATAGATCTGGTCAAAGAATACAATGCACAATTTGAGGATAGAGTTGTTGCCATAATGTTAGATACCAAG GGCCCTGAGGTTAGAAGTGGAGATGTTCCACAGCCGATCCTTCTCAAGGAGGGACAAGAGTTCAATTTTACAATCAAAAGAGGAGTTAGTACAGCTGACACAGTTAGTGTTAATTATGATGACTTCATAAATGATGTTGCTGTTGGAGATATTATACTGGTTGATG GTGGAATGATGTCTTTTACTGTGAAATCAAAGACAGAAAATTTGGTAAAATGTGAAGTAGTTGATGGTGGAGAACTGAAGTCAAGGCGTCATCTGAATGTGCGCGGGAAAAGTGCGACACTCCCTTCAATAACAG AAAAGGACTGGGAAGACATTAAGTTCGGTGTGGATAACCAAGTTGATTTCTATGCTGTTTCTTTTGTCAAAGATGCCAAGGTTGTCCTTGAACTAAAAGATTATCTCAAAC GTTGCAGTGCAGATATTAGTGCAATAGTAAAGATTGAAAGTGCTGATTCCATACCAAATCTTCATTCTATCATTTCTGCATCTGATGGG GCAATGGTAGCTCGTGGTGATCTTGGAGCTGAACTCCCGATTGAGGAAGTTCCCTTGTTACAG GAGGAAATCATAAGAAGGTGTAGAAACATGCAAAAACCAGTTATAGTAGCTACAAATATGCTAGAGAGTATGATTGATCACCCAACACCAACAAGAGCTGAGGTTTCTGACATTGCGATTGCAGTACGAGAAGGTGCTGATGCGATAATGCTTTCAGGAGAAACAGCTCATGGGAA ATTTCCATTGAAGGCAGTTAAGGTGATGCATACTGTGGCCCTGAGGACCGAATCTAGCTTACCGTTTACCAGCAGCTTACTAAGTGGAGCTGCTGCTTATAAG ATCCATATGAGTGATAGGTTTGCCCTTCATGCCACCGAAATGGCCAACTCTCTGGGTACACCAATCATAGTTTTCACAAGAACAGGTTCTATGGCAATAGCTTTGAGTCATTATCGACCATCTTCGACAATATTTGCTTTTACAAATGT TGGAAGGGTGAAGCAGCGCCTGTCCCTTTATCATGGTGCAATGCCCATATATATGGAGTTTACAGATGATATTGAGGAGACCTTCTCTCAAGCTCTGAAGCTTCTATTG AAAAAGGGTCTTGTGGCTAAAGGGCAGTATGTAACTCTGGTCCAAAGTGGAGCACAACCAATTTGGCGACGAGAATCCACACATCATATTCAAGTACGCAAAGTGCAGAGCTGA